A single genomic interval of Bacillus sp. es.036 harbors:
- the parE gene encoding DNA topoisomerase IV subunit B encodes MVTKQKQEYSDDSIQVLEGLEAVRKRPGMYIGSTDSRGLHHLVYEIVDNSVDEALAGHGDEINVTLYEDNSVSIEDNGRGMPVGMHKLGKPTPEIILTILHAGGKFGQGGYKTSGGLHGVGASVVNALSEWLEVTIHRDGFIFKQRFENGGKPATTLENIGKTRKTGTTIHFKPDPIMFSTLNYNYDTLSERLREAAFLLKGLKIELDDKRHDRKEVFYYETGIEAFIDYLNEDKETLHPVVTFTGESNGIELDFSFQYNDGFSENVLSFVNNVRTKDGGTHESGMKTAITRVINDYAKKVNLLKEKDKNLEGNDIREGFTAIVSVRIPEELLQFEGQTKSKLGTSEARSAIDAIVSGQFSYFLEENPSISEMLIKKSIKAAQAREAARKAREDARSGKKGKRKETILSGKLTPATSRNPKKNELYLVEGDSAGGSAKQGRDRRTQAILPLRGKVINTEKAKLQDIFKNEEINTIIHAIGAGVGPDFDIEDANYDKVIIMTDADTDGAHIQVLLLTFFYRYMKQLVEHGKVFLALPPLYKVSKGKGKKEVVEYAWDEEGMKKAMKKVGKGYTIQRYKGLGEMNADQLWETTMNPESRTLIRVKIEDIARAERRVSVLMGDKVEPRRQWIESNVAFGLNEDTNIIENENISIIEEEA; translated from the coding sequence ATGGTAACAAAACAAAAGCAGGAATATAGTGATGATTCAATCCAGGTTCTAGAAGGACTGGAAGCGGTGAGAAAGCGCCCTGGAATGTATATCGGGAGCACTGACTCAAGAGGCTTGCATCATCTTGTTTATGAAATCGTAGATAATTCAGTTGATGAAGCTCTTGCTGGCCATGGAGATGAAATCAACGTTACCTTATATGAAGATAATAGTGTTAGCATCGAAGACAATGGTCGTGGGATGCCTGTTGGTATGCATAAACTAGGAAAACCAACTCCAGAAATCATTTTAACCATCCTCCATGCAGGTGGTAAATTTGGACAAGGTGGCTACAAAACGAGCGGTGGGTTACACGGTGTTGGGGCCTCGGTCGTTAATGCTCTTTCCGAATGGTTAGAAGTAACGATTCATCGAGATGGTTTTATCTTTAAACAGCGTTTTGAAAATGGCGGGAAACCAGCAACAACCCTTGAAAATATCGGCAAAACGCGCAAAACGGGAACGACGATTCATTTTAAACCGGATCCAATCATGTTTAGTACATTAAATTATAATTACGATACATTAAGTGAACGCCTGCGGGAAGCAGCGTTTTTATTAAAGGGATTGAAAATTGAACTAGATGACAAGCGTCACGACCGCAAAGAGGTCTTCTATTATGAAACCGGTATCGAAGCGTTTATCGACTATTTAAATGAAGATAAAGAAACACTTCATCCAGTTGTCACGTTTACCGGAGAGAGTAACGGCATTGAACTGGATTTTTCATTTCAATACAACGACGGGTTTTCAGAAAATGTCCTTTCTTTTGTAAACAATGTCCGAACTAAAGATGGCGGGACACATGAGTCAGGTATGAAAACGGCCATTACACGTGTGATCAATGACTACGCAAAGAAAGTGAATCTTTTAAAAGAAAAGGACAAGAACCTTGAAGGAAATGACATCCGAGAAGGCTTTACAGCAATTGTCTCTGTCCGTATTCCAGAAGAATTGCTTCAATTCGAAGGTCAGACGAAAAGTAAACTAGGGACAAGTGAAGCGCGGTCAGCGATTGATGCGATTGTTTCCGGACAATTTTCGTATTTTCTAGAAGAGAATCCATCCATTAGTGAGATGCTCATTAAAAAGTCAATTAAAGCCGCCCAGGCACGTGAAGCAGCAAGGAAAGCACGTGAAGATGCGCGATCGGGTAAGAAAGGGAAACGCAAAGAAACCATTCTTAGCGGTAAACTTACCCCCGCCACTTCACGGAATCCGAAGAAAAATGAACTGTACCTTGTTGAGGGTGATTCTGCTGGTGGTTCTGCAAAACAAGGACGCGATCGACGAACACAGGCAATTCTTCCACTACGTGGAAAAGTAATCAATACAGAAAAAGCGAAGTTGCAGGATATTTTTAAAAACGAAGAGATTAACACCATTATTCATGCGATTGGAGCGGGAGTTGGTCCTGATTTTGATATTGAAGATGCAAACTATGACAAAGTCATTATCATGACCGATGCTGATACTGACGGCGCTCATATTCAGGTGCTTCTATTAACGTTTTTCTACCGCTACATGAAACAACTTGTGGAGCATGGAAAAGTCTTTCTTGCGCTTCCACCTCTTTACAAAGTTAGTAAAGGAAAAGGAAAGAAAGAAGTGGTTGAGTACGCATGGGATGAAGAAGGTATGAAAAAAGCGATGAAAAAGGTTGGGAAAGGCTACACGATTCAACGCTATAAGGGTCTTGGTGAGATGAACGCCGATCAATTATGGGAAACAACGATGAATCCCGAAAGCCGCACGTTAATTCGTGTGAAGATTGAAGATATTGCTCGTGCCGAACGACGCGTTTCCGTTCTTATGGGAGATAAAGTCGAACCGCGTAGACAATGGATTGAATCGAATGTGGCCTTCGGATTAAATGAAGATACAAATATCATCGAGAATGAAAACATTTCCATTATTGAAGAGGAGGCGTAA
- a CDS encoding MFS transporter — protein MSKGKSIHALIILLFTQFVSGGVTNTKGIVLDKVETDIGLDMSQFGLVVLIFQLGFTLASLIFGYLTDKKGLRIMVIFATIVMGLGFAGTGFAPNITFFLGFYMLIGFGLGALGVASNAIVPAAYPEKQNQMFNLAMGIYGLGMIIFPQILNYMFQFASWRYFYLAIAILNILVIFYVTSVKFPDGKAEKINLKAFIPMLKDAQMIFLMFFLIFEVSAEVSFTNFFPPYLKSLELGGISNEAKSDMVATILSLFSVFFMIGRLSVAYLANKINERLIMISFSLGSVIIVAISFFFANQVPYLFAGAGLFFSTLFPTATAFGTTISKNPGTALGLIYVASGIGGGIAGYIIGIVSEAFGAKGGFSLVIVFLVLMFVVSLFLNSGKSKQTVNE, from the coding sequence ATGTCAAAAGGAAAAAGTATTCATGCATTAATTATTTTGTTGTTTACCCAGTTCGTGTCAGGTGGGGTAACAAATACAAAGGGAATTGTGCTCGATAAAGTTGAAACAGATATCGGTCTCGATATGAGTCAATTTGGACTCGTTGTTTTAATTTTTCAACTTGGATTTACGCTCGCTAGTTTAATCTTTGGTTATTTAACCGACAAAAAAGGATTAAGAATAATGGTGATCTTCGCCACAATTGTGATGGGACTCGGTTTTGCGGGGACAGGCTTTGCGCCAAACATCACTTTCTTTCTAGGTTTTTATATGTTAATCGGATTTGGTTTGGGTGCGCTGGGCGTTGCGTCTAACGCGATTGTACCCGCTGCTTATCCGGAGAAGCAAAACCAAATGTTTAATTTGGCAATGGGTATTTATGGGCTTGGTATGATCATTTTCCCTCAAATTCTAAACTACATGTTCCAGTTTGCTTCATGGCGCTATTTCTATCTTGCGATTGCTATTCTAAACATACTTGTGATTTTCTATGTAACGTCTGTTAAATTCCCAGATGGAAAAGCGGAAAAAATCAATTTGAAAGCATTTATTCCTATGTTAAAAGATGCGCAGATGATCTTTTTAATGTTCTTCTTGATTTTCGAAGTGTCTGCTGAAGTTTCATTCACAAACTTCTTTCCACCCTATTTAAAATCTCTTGAACTTGGAGGGATTTCAAATGAAGCAAAATCGGATATGGTTGCTACCATTCTTTCGCTATTTTCGGTTTTCTTTATGATTGGCCGACTAAGTGTCGCTTATCTTGCCAACAAAATCAACGAACGCTTAATTATGATTTCATTCTCATTAGGTTCAGTGATCATCGTTGCTATTAGCTTCTTTTTTGCAAATCAAGTTCCGTACTTGTTTGCAGGAGCGGGACTGTTTTTCTCAACATTATTCCCAACCGCAACCGCTTTTGGAACAACTATTTCAAAAAATCCAGGTACAGCACTAGGATTGATTTATGTGGCTTCTGGTATAGGTGGTGGTATCGCGGGGTATATCATCGGTATTGTTTCTGAAGCGTTTGGTGCAAAAGGTGGATTCAGCCTTGTCATTGTTTTCCTTGTATTGATGTTTGTCGTATCACTATTCTTAAATTCAGGTAAGTCAAAGCAAACCGTTAATGAATAA
- a CDS encoding biotin transporter BioY gives MRKMKTIDLVYAGMFAALMAVGANIAQFLVVGGVPITLQTFFAILAGLLLGSRLGSISMIVYTLVGLAGAPVFAQFTGGPGVLFKPTFGFILSYILVAYVAGKIVESKSRPTFITFMIASFTAFILNYVLGTNYMYYAYKFWADAPEGFTYGMAWLWMLAPLPKDILLSVVAALISPRIYAAVSKTSKRPQVA, from the coding sequence ATGAGGAAGATGAAAACAATTGATTTAGTTTATGCAGGAATGTTTGCTGCATTAATGGCGGTAGGCGCAAATATTGCTCAATTTCTCGTAGTAGGCGGCGTACCCATTACTTTACAAACGTTCTTTGCGATTTTAGCAGGTTTATTATTAGGTAGTCGGCTTGGATCTATTTCGATGATTGTCTACACGCTAGTTGGCCTTGCGGGTGCTCCGGTATTTGCTCAATTCACAGGTGGTCCCGGCGTTTTATTTAAACCAACATTTGGATTTATTCTATCTTATATTTTAGTAGCATATGTAGCAGGTAAAATTGTTGAATCAAAATCTAGACCCACTTTCATAACGTTTATGATTGCTAGTTTCACTGCATTTATCTTGAATTATGTCCTTGGTACAAATTATATGTATTATGCGTATAAATTTTGGGCTGACGCTCCTGAAGGATTTACTTACGGTATGGCATGGTTATGGATGCTGGCCCCGCTACCTAAAGATATCCTGTTATCCGTTGTAGCTGCCCTTATTTCACCTCGTATTTACGCTGCCGTTTCGAAAACATCCAAGCGTCCACAGGTAGCTTAA
- a CDS encoding sodium:calcium antiporter produces the protein MNIYLTILLFILAAIATYFVATRLAMYGDAISEKTKTSSAFMGIIIGAAISLPELTSSVTAIAIDSPDLAIGNLLGSNLFNLLALAVLDMVYRREQIMGQTDLGSKLYIYLVIVMTLIVVAGLSLTLPASIFHIGYSSVILVLVYFVGVKWINKQTEEKVKRKSRKNEKYGEFSYRRVLTMFILSALGIMIVGTVLTLTADRIAESTGLGASFVGSFLVGASTSLPDAVSVATALKLRNYSMGVSSLLGSNAFNIMLLSFTDAIYIKTNIFQHASPSNVITTVSSIVVVLVILYSITRKNKRSTLFYMLPSILIVVIYFIATFTVYTMK, from the coding sequence ATGAATATATATCTAACCATTCTACTATTTATCTTAGCCGCTATTGCAACGTATTTTGTTGCAACACGCCTCGCTATGTACGGCGACGCCATTAGTGAAAAAACGAAAACATCTTCTGCTTTTATGGGAATAATTATTGGTGCTGCAATCTCTCTGCCTGAATTAACCTCGAGTGTAACCGCAATTGCCATTGATAGTCCAGATCTAGCTATTGGTAATTTACTTGGGAGCAACTTATTTAACCTATTGGCTCTAGCTGTCCTCGACATGGTTTATCGTCGTGAACAGATTATGGGACAAACTGATCTAGGAAGTAAACTATATATTTATCTTGTGATTGTGATGACGCTTATAGTGGTTGCTGGATTATCGCTCACACTTCCAGCAAGTATTTTTCATATCGGATATAGCTCAGTTATCTTAGTGCTTGTATATTTTGTTGGTGTGAAATGGATAAATAAACAAACAGAAGAAAAAGTAAAAAGAAAAAGCCGAAAAAACGAAAAATACGGAGAATTTTCTTACCGAAGAGTTCTTACGATGTTCATTCTTTCTGCTCTTGGCATCATGATCGTAGGAACAGTTCTTACATTGACAGCCGATCGAATTGCAGAAAGCACGGGGCTTGGTGCATCTTTTGTAGGGTCTTTCCTTGTTGGGGCAAGTACCTCTTTACCTGATGCAGTAAGTGTTGCGACTGCGTTGAAACTACGAAACTATAGCATGGGGGTAAGTTCACTTCTCGGAAGTAACGCATTTAACATTATGCTACTTTCCTTTACGGATGCGATCTACATTAAAACGAATATTTTTCAGCATGCGAGTCCATCAAATGTGATAACAACCGTTTCTTCTATTGTGGTTGTGCTCGTTATTTTGTATAGCATTACAAGAAAGAACAAACGGAGTACCCTTTTTTACATGTTGCCATCGATCTTAATCGTAGTGATCTATTTTATCGCTACATTCACCGTGTATACAATGAAGTAA
- a CDS encoding peptide MFS transporter, which yields MSSMNKQKIVDSVPQKGFFGHPKGLFTLFFTEFWERFSYYGMRAILVFYMYYEVSKGGLGLEQNTALAIMSIYGSLVYMSGVIGGWLADRIFGTSKAVFYGGIFIMFGHIALSFPGSLAMFFVSMVLIVVGTGLLKPNVSTVVGEMYSESDTRRDAAFSIFYMGINLGAFIAPLIVGKLMETKGFHWGFAVAAVGMFIGLVVFLITKKKNLGLAGTYVPNPLGPAEKKKYGLIAGLVVVGLTIILGITIPAGLFTLNVFINLVGIFGIVVPTIYFTVMYYSPKTTQTERSRVIAYIPLFIAAVMFWAIQEQGSTILAVYADKRTELEFMGISISPAWFQSLNPLFIILLAPVFAWMWMKLGHRQPSIPKKFSFGLLFAGLSFLVILLPAYFGGEDSLVSPLWLVLSYLIVVLGELCLSPVGLSATTKLAPKAFSAQTMSLWFLASAAAQALNAQLVRFYTPETETLYFGAIGGMAIVLSIALFLLSPKIQVLMKGVK from the coding sequence ATGTCATCAATGAATAAACAGAAAATTGTGGATAGCGTGCCTCAAAAAGGGTTCTTTGGACATCCGAAGGGATTATTCACTTTATTCTTTACGGAATTTTGGGAGCGCTTTTCCTATTATGGAATGCGCGCCATTCTCGTATTCTACATGTACTATGAGGTTTCAAAAGGCGGTCTGGGTCTAGAGCAAAACACAGCTTTAGCCATCATGTCGATTTATGGCTCACTTGTATATATGTCCGGAGTAATCGGAGGCTGGTTGGCAGATAGAATATTCGGAACGTCTAAAGCCGTCTTCTACGGTGGAATATTCATCATGTTTGGTCATATTGCTTTATCATTTCCAGGAAGTTTAGCGATGTTCTTTGTTTCCATGGTATTGATCGTTGTCGGAACAGGATTATTAAAACCGAATGTTTCCACTGTTGTCGGTGAAATGTACAGCGAAAGTGACACGCGTCGCGATGCAGCTTTCAGTATTTTCTATATGGGTATCAACCTTGGTGCATTCATAGCTCCACTAATCGTGGGTAAACTTATGGAAACAAAAGGATTCCATTGGGGATTTGCGGTTGCGGCCGTCGGTATGTTCATAGGTCTTGTTGTATTCCTGATCACAAAGAAAAAGAATCTTGGGCTTGCTGGTACTTATGTACCAAACCCGCTTGGACCAGCTGAGAAGAAGAAATATGGATTAATTGCAGGGTTAGTTGTTGTTGGTCTTACTATCATTTTAGGTATTACAATTCCTGCAGGCTTATTCACATTAAACGTATTTATTAATTTAGTAGGTATCTTCGGGATTGTTGTTCCAACCATATACTTTACCGTAATGTATTATAGTCCTAAAACAACACAAACGGAACGTTCCAGAGTCATCGCTTATATTCCATTATTTATTGCAGCGGTTATGTTCTGGGCAATTCAAGAACAGGGTTCAACCATCCTTGCAGTTTACGCAGATAAGCGAACTGAACTGGAATTCATGGGAATCAGTATATCTCCAGCTTGGTTCCAATCGTTAAACCCGTTATTTATCATTCTATTAGCCCCAGTGTTTGCTTGGATGTGGATGAAACTTGGTCATCGTCAGCCATCGATCCCGAAGAAGTTTTCGTTCGGTCTATTGTTTGCTGGTTTATCATTCTTAGTGATACTACTCCCTGCATACTTCGGTGGAGAAGATTCACTAGTAAGTCCATTATGGCTTGTGCTTAGCTATTTGATTGTTGTACTTGGTGAACTATGCTTATCACCTGTAGGTCTTTCGGCCACAACCAAATTAGCTCCAAAAGCTTTCTCTGCTCAAACGATGAGTCTTTGGTTCTTAGCTTCAGCTGCCGCACAGGCGTTGAATGCACAACTTGTTCGTTTCTATACACCAGAAACAGAAACGCTGTACTTCGGGGCAATCGGTGGTATGGCAATCGTATTGAGTATTGCTCTATTCCTGCTTTCACCTAAGATTCAGGTATTGATGAAAGGTGTAAAATAA